One part of the Rothia sp. ZJ932 genome encodes these proteins:
- the cysK gene encoding cysteine synthase A, which translates to MSKMYNNVTEIIGGTPVVRLNTLDKDLPGNVAVKLEFYNPANSVKDRIGAAIVDAAEESGALKPGGTIVEGTSGNTGIALAMVGAARGYKVILTMPETMSTERRVMLRAFGADIVLTPGAEGMRGAVEKAKEIVATTENAILASQFDNGANPAVHYKTTGPEIWEATEGKVDIFIAGVGTGGTVSGAGKFLKEQNSEIKVIAVEPKDSPLLTEGKAGPHKIQGLGANFVPDNLDRDIYDAVTDVTIEDSVATARVLGASEGILGGISAGAAVWAALEEAKKSENKDKLIVAIVPDFGERYISTVLYEDIRG; encoded by the coding sequence ATGTCAAAGATGTATAACAATGTCACCGAAATTATTGGCGGTACCCCCGTTGTTCGTCTGAACACCCTTGATAAGGATTTGCCCGGTAACGTGGCTGTCAAGCTGGAGTTCTACAATCCCGCTAACTCAGTCAAAGACCGTATTGGTGCGGCAATTGTTGATGCTGCTGAGGAGTCAGGTGCGCTGAAGCCCGGTGGCACCATTGTTGAAGGTACCTCAGGTAACACCGGTATTGCTCTTGCTATGGTGGGTGCGGCTCGTGGTTACAAGGTCATTTTGACTATGCCCGAGACTATGTCTACCGAGCGCCGCGTCATGCTGCGTGCTTTTGGTGCTGACATTGTGCTGACCCCCGGTGCTGAGGGTATGCGCGGTGCGGTAGAGAAGGCGAAAGAAATCGTTGCTACCACCGAAAACGCAATTCTTGCCTCGCAGTTCGATAACGGCGCTAACCCTGCTGTTCATTACAAGACCACTGGCCCTGAGATCTGGGAAGCAACTGAAGGCAAAGTTGATATCTTCATTGCGGGTGTGGGCACCGGCGGTACCGTTTCAGGTGCTGGCAAGTTCCTCAAGGAGCAGAATTCAGAAATCAAGGTTATCGCCGTTGAGCCTAAGGATTCACCGCTGCTCACCGAGGGCAAGGCTGGTCCTCACAAGATTCAGGGTCTGGGTGCAAACTTCGTTCCCGATAACCTTGACCGTGACATCTACGATGCAGTCACCGATGTAACTATCGAAGATTCAGTTGCCACTGCCCGTGTGCTGGGTGCTTCAGAGGGTATCTTGGGCGGTATCTCAGCCGGTGCAGCAGTCTGGGCGGCGCTGGAAGAAGCGAAAAAGTCAGAGAATAAAGACAAGCTGATTGTAGCTATTGTTCCCGACTTTGGTGAGCGTTACATCTCCACCGTTCTGTATGAGGATATCCGCGGTTAA
- the aceE gene encoding pyruvate dehydrogenase (acetyl-transferring), homodimeric type has product MKDIDPEETGEWIESFDELVEEHGTERAQFIVRSLLQRAGDKSIEVPLVTTTDYVNTIPVDQEPEYPGDEAIERRYRAIMRWNAAVMVQRAQKSTISVGGHISSYAGQSTMYEIGYNHFFRGRNHPGGGDQIFFQGHSSPGNYARAFLEGRLTEEQLDGFRQEKTKEGNALPSYPHPRNMPEFWQFPTVSMGLGPLNAIHQAQFNKYLHNRGIKDTSEQHVWAFLGDGEMDEPESRGALQLAANDKLDNLTFVVNCNLQRLDGPVRGNGKIVQELEAYFRGAGWNVIKVLWGREWDALLEKDKSGELVRIMNEALDGDYQTYKAESGGFIREHFFGRSPETKELVADMTDEEIWAMKRGAHDYHKVYAAYKRAMETKGKPTVILAQSVKGYGLGTHFEGRNATHQMKKLTMDDLKIFRDRLHIPITDEELEKDLYNPPYYRPDPDSPEMKYLMERRKELGGFIPGRLNEQKEIPLPSEKAYKGAKKGTGKQMAATTMAFVRLLKDLMREKDFGDRIVPIIPDEARTFGMDSYFPTAKIYNPNGQNYTAVDRELMLAYKESPEGKILHVGINEAGGTAALTAAGTSYDTHGVPMVPVYIFYSMFGFQRTGDAFWAAGDQLARGFIIGGTAGRTTLTGEGLQHMDGHSPILASTNPAVIHYDPAYGYELAHIVERGIEQMYGTKDEDHNVMYYITVYNEPIVHPAEPENLDVEGLIGGIYRVSESEVDGPRTQLLASGVAVPWALEAQKLLAEDWGVSADVWSVTSWTKLRRDGLEAEETSFLTSGKENPTPFIAQQMEGATGPIVAVSDFASDLMDPVRQYVPNDFATLGADGWGFSDTRAGARRFFHIDSHSIAVRALQMLAKRGEISADIPAKAFEQYKLDDVNAGTSGNAGGDA; this is encoded by the coding sequence ATGAAAGATATTGATCCCGAAGAAACCGGCGAGTGGATTGAATCTTTTGACGAACTGGTTGAAGAGCACGGCACTGAGCGTGCCCAGTTCATCGTTCGCTCACTGCTACAGCGCGCAGGCGATAAGAGCATTGAAGTTCCCTTGGTCACCACCACAGACTATGTGAACACCATTCCTGTTGACCAGGAACCCGAATACCCTGGCGATGAAGCCATCGAACGCCGCTACCGCGCTATCATGCGCTGGAACGCAGCCGTCATGGTTCAGCGTGCCCAGAAGTCAACCATTAGCGTGGGTGGTCACATCTCCTCGTACGCCGGTCAGTCAACCATGTACGAAATTGGTTACAACCACTTCTTCCGCGGACGCAACCACCCCGGCGGTGGCGACCAGATTTTCTTCCAGGGCCATTCCTCCCCCGGTAACTACGCTCGCGCTTTCCTCGAAGGTCGCCTGACCGAAGAGCAGCTCGACGGTTTCCGCCAGGAAAAGACTAAAGAAGGCAACGCCCTGCCTTCCTACCCGCACCCGCGCAACATGCCTGAATTCTGGCAGTTCCCAACCGTGTCCATGGGTCTTGGTCCCCTGAACGCTATTCACCAGGCACAGTTCAACAAGTACCTACACAACCGCGGCATCAAGGACACCTCAGAACAGCATGTCTGGGCTTTCTTGGGCGACGGCGAAATGGATGAGCCCGAGTCACGCGGTGCGCTGCAGCTGGCAGCTAACGACAAGCTCGATAACCTGACCTTCGTCGTGAACTGCAACCTGCAGCGTCTTGACGGTCCCGTTCGCGGTAACGGCAAGATTGTTCAGGAGCTCGAAGCGTACTTCCGCGGCGCTGGCTGGAACGTCATCAAGGTACTGTGGGGACGCGAGTGGGACGCCCTGCTCGAAAAAGACAAGAGTGGCGAGCTCGTTCGCATCATGAACGAAGCACTCGACGGTGACTACCAGACCTATAAGGCTGAATCCGGTGGCTTCATTCGTGAGCATTTCTTCGGTCGCTCACCCGAAACCAAAGAACTCGTTGCAGATATGACCGACGAGGAAATCTGGGCAATGAAGCGCGGTGCGCACGACTACCACAAGGTCTACGCAGCCTACAAGCGCGCGATGGAGACCAAGGGCAAGCCCACCGTCATCCTGGCTCAGTCTGTCAAGGGCTACGGTCTGGGTACTCACTTCGAGGGTCGTAACGCTACCCACCAGATGAAGAAGCTGACCATGGACGATCTCAAGATCTTCCGCGACCGTCTGCACATTCCCATCACCGATGAGGAACTGGAGAAGGATCTCTACAATCCTCCCTACTACCGCCCTGATCCCGATTCACCCGAGATGAAGTACCTCATGGAGCGCCGCAAGGAGCTCGGTGGCTTCATCCCCGGTCGCCTCAACGAGCAGAAGGAAATCCCCCTGCCCAGCGAGAAGGCATACAAGGGAGCGAAGAAGGGCACCGGCAAGCAGATGGCAGCCACCACCATGGCTTTCGTCCGCCTGCTCAAGGACCTCATGCGCGAGAAGGACTTCGGCGATCGCATTGTGCCTATCATCCCCGATGAGGCTCGTACCTTCGGCATGGACTCCTACTTCCCGACCGCGAAGATCTATAACCCCAACGGCCAGAACTACACTGCAGTTGACCGCGAGTTGATGCTGGCATACAAGGAATCACCCGAGGGTAAGATTCTCCACGTTGGTATTAACGAAGCGGGCGGCACCGCAGCTCTCACCGCCGCTGGCACCTCGTACGATACCCACGGTGTACCCATGGTTCCTGTCTACATCTTCTACTCGATGTTCGGTTTCCAGCGCACCGGTGACGCTTTCTGGGCTGCTGGTGACCAGCTGGCACGCGGTTTCATCATCGGTGGTACCGCAGGTCGCACCACCCTGACCGGTGAAGGTCTGCAGCACATGGACGGTCACTCACCGATCCTGGCTTCAACCAACCCCGCAGTGATTCACTACGATCCTGCCTACGGCTACGAACTGGCTCACATCGTTGAGCGCGGCATCGAGCAGATGTACGGCACTAAGGACGAAGACCACAACGTGATGTACTACATCACGGTTTACAACGAACCGATCGTTCACCCGGCTGAGCCCGAGAACCTCGACGTTGAAGGTCTGATTGGCGGTATCTACCGCGTCAGCGAGTCAGAGGTTGATGGTCCTCGTACCCAGCTGCTGGCATCAGGTGTTGCTGTTCCTTGGGCTCTCGAAGCTCAGAAGCTGCTGGCTGAGGACTGGGGTGTATCAGCCGACGTTTGGTCAGTCACCTCATGGACCAAGCTGCGCCGCGACGGCCTGGAAGCTGAGGAAACCTCCTTCCTCACCTCAGGCAAGGAGAACCCCACTCCTTTCATCGCTCAGCAGATGGAAGGCGCAACCGGTCCGATCGTTGCGGTATCAGACTTCGCGTCAGACCTCATGGATCCCGTTCGCCAGTACGTACCCAACGATTTCGCAACCCTCGGTGCAGATGGCTGGGGCTTCTCAGACACCCGTGCCGGCGCGCGTCGTTTCTTCCACATCGATTCGCACTCCATCGCGGTTCGTGCGCTGCAGATGCTGGCAAAGCGCGGCGAAATCTCCGCCGACATTCCTGCCAAGGCATTCGAGCAGTACAAACTGGATGACGTCAACGCAGGTACCTCAGGTAACGCAGGCGGCGACGCATAG
- a CDS encoding YaaA family protein, translating into MKILLPPSEGKCAALAGEPVDVDALSFPFLIPARESVAEVLRQVSGEVDALTMLKVGASLSAEVERNTRVFEEPAHEAWRVYTGVLFEALNVASMSDAERQVAFESVLVVSALWGAVHLDDVIPAYRLSMGVKLPQVGDLAKFWRSELAPLNGGFAGELMVDCRSAAYSKAWVTPSARTVQVRVERLFDDGSRKVVSHMAKHYRGELARYLVVNGLVELADARELAEAVGEQWQVELVEPAEKKPGVLTLVIPE; encoded by the coding sequence ATGAAGATTTTGTTGCCTCCGTCGGAGGGTAAGTGTGCGGCGCTTGCGGGTGAGCCGGTTGATGTTGATGCGTTGAGTTTTCCGTTTTTGATTCCGGCGCGTGAGTCTGTGGCTGAGGTGTTGAGGCAGGTTTCTGGTGAGGTGGATGCGCTGACGATGTTGAAGGTGGGCGCGTCTTTGTCTGCTGAGGTTGAGCGGAATACCCGGGTGTTTGAGGAGCCTGCGCATGAGGCGTGGCGGGTGTATACGGGTGTGTTGTTTGAGGCTTTGAATGTTGCGTCAATGAGTGATGCTGAGCGTCAGGTAGCTTTTGAGAGTGTGTTAGTGGTGTCTGCTCTGTGGGGTGCGGTGCATTTGGATGATGTGATTCCGGCGTATCGTCTCTCGATGGGTGTGAAGTTGCCTCAGGTGGGCGATTTGGCGAAGTTTTGGCGTTCTGAATTGGCTCCTTTGAATGGTGGGTTTGCTGGTGAGCTGATGGTTGATTGTCGTTCAGCGGCGTACTCTAAGGCGTGGGTGACTCCCTCAGCGCGGACTGTGCAGGTGCGCGTGGAGCGGTTGTTTGATGACGGTAGCCGTAAGGTGGTCTCTCATATGGCGAAGCATTATCGCGGTGAGCTGGCTCGGTATCTTGTGGTCAATGGATTGGTGGAGCTTGCGGACGCGCGTGAGCTGGCGGAGGCTGTGGGTGAGCAGTGGCAGGTTGAGCTGGTGGAGCCCGCTGAGAAGAAGCCCGGTGTGCTGACCCTGGTGATTCCTGAATAG
- the msrA gene encoding peptide-methionine (S)-S-oxide reductase MsrA has product MQSLVVGGGCFWCVDAVFRQVEGVTASICGYAGGDTPDPDYRSVCTGLTGHYEVVRLEFDESVIDADTVLDIFFTTHDPTSRDRQGHDAGSQYRSALMYENDEQRELFERAKERAASIWDVPIVTVVEPLKIFYEAEEYHQNYYARNPYTGYCMAVINPKISAARKRYAQYLRAS; this is encoded by the coding sequence GTGCAAAGTCTTGTTGTGGGTGGCGGTTGTTTTTGGTGCGTGGACGCGGTTTTCCGTCAGGTTGAGGGCGTTACTGCCAGTATTTGTGGCTATGCTGGCGGAGATACGCCAGACCCCGATTACCGTTCGGTGTGCACCGGTTTAACGGGGCACTACGAGGTTGTCAGGTTAGAGTTTGATGAGTCAGTGATTGATGCTGATACGGTGCTCGATATTTTCTTTACAACCCATGATCCCACCAGCCGGGATCGTCAAGGTCACGATGCCGGTTCGCAGTACCGTTCGGCGTTGATGTATGAAAACGATGAGCAACGCGAGCTTTTTGAGCGCGCTAAAGAACGCGCAGCGAGCATCTGGGATGTTCCCATTGTCACGGTGGTTGAGCCACTCAAGATTTTCTATGAGGCTGAGGAATACCACCAGAATTACTATGCCCGTAACCCTTATACCGGTTACTGCATGGCAGTTATTAACCCCAAGATTTCAGCAGCCCGCAAGCGCTACGCCCAGTATTTGCGTGCGTCCTAG
- a CDS encoding DUF3052 domain-containing protein: protein MSETLVAAEAVNQLGFKGGDLVQEFGYDEDIDFEVRDALEDLIDADLLEEDEHDVVDGVLLWWREDDGDLADGLVDTLSDLDDSGVVWLMTPKSGRAGHVSPADIAEAAPLAGLHVTKPAAVSKDWAATRLVMKK, encoded by the coding sequence GTGAGTGAGACCTTGGTAGCCGCTGAGGCGGTAAACCAACTTGGTTTCAAGGGCGGGGATCTCGTCCAGGAATTTGGGTACGACGAGGATATCGACTTTGAGGTGCGTGATGCTCTTGAGGATTTGATTGACGCTGACTTGCTTGAAGAAGATGAGCACGATGTTGTAGATGGTGTTCTGCTGTGGTGGCGTGAAGACGATGGGGATTTGGCAGACGGGTTGGTTGATACCCTCTCTGATCTCGATGATTCGGGTGTTGTGTGGTTGATGACCCCCAAGTCAGGACGCGCGGGTCACGTTTCACCGGCTGATATTGCCGAGGCTGCCCCTTTGGCGGGGTTGCACGTGACAAAGCCTGCTGCGGTCTCAAAAGACTGGGCTGCTACCCGTTTGGTGATGAAAAAATAA
- the epsC gene encoding serine O-acetyltransferase EpsC encodes MSFVARLREDLATVRMNDPAARGNIEIILNYSGMHAIWMHRLAHRLWQQESTKFFARTLSQFSRFITGVEIHPGATIGRRFFIDHGMGIVIGETAEIGNDVMLYHQVTLGGRSLEKIKRHPTIGDRVTIGTGAKVLGPVVIGAGSAIGANAVVVSDFPEDSIITGIPASSRPRTPEKKQPLVDAVEYIDPAMWI; translated from the coding sequence GTGAGCTTCGTAGCGCGCCTTCGCGAAGACTTAGCAACAGTTCGTATGAACGACCCCGCGGCACGAGGCAACATCGAGATTATTCTCAATTACTCGGGCATGCACGCTATTTGGATGCACCGCCTTGCCCACCGTCTCTGGCAGCAGGAGAGCACCAAGTTCTTCGCGCGTACCCTCTCACAGTTCAGCCGCTTTATCACCGGCGTTGAAATTCACCCCGGCGCAACTATTGGTAGACGGTTTTTCATCGACCACGGTATGGGCATTGTTATCGGTGAAACCGCTGAAATTGGCAATGACGTTATGCTCTATCATCAGGTCACCCTGGGCGGACGCTCGCTGGAAAAGATCAAGCGCCACCCCACCATCGGTGATCGGGTCACCATCGGCACCGGCGCGAAGGTCTTAGGTCCTGTAGTCATCGGTGCTGGCTCTGCCATTGGTGCTAACGCCGTGGTGGTTAGCGACTTCCCCGAAGATTCCATCATCACCGGTATTCCCGCCAGCTCACGTCCGCGCACTCCCGAGAAAAAACAGCCTCTGGTAGATGCTGTGGAGTACATCGACCCGGCAATGTGGATCTAA
- a CDS encoding Nif3-like dinuclear metal center hexameric protein: MKTPTLADVLDAFETLYPAHLQEDWDASGLVIGRRDAEVKKILFAVDAIGAVAEEAVETGADLIITHHPLLLRGASFLPDTDYKGNIVHTLIENKCALLAAHTNTDSAVDGVNEALAQALGLTDVKVLTDEKTQTLNGAEHTVGIGRVGTLPQTTTLKELADALAQILPATAGGLRVAGSAEAPIQRVALCGGAGDSLFGAVESSDADVYITADLRHHPASELREKSRLAHQKTINLIDCSHFASEWVWLATGARRLTEELTARGFAIETQVSTLNSDPWDFRISTGEVEGSASTL, encoded by the coding sequence ATGAAAACACCTACACTCGCTGATGTACTCGATGCTTTTGAAACACTGTACCCCGCCCACCTTCAAGAAGACTGGGACGCCTCAGGGCTAGTTATAGGTCGCCGGGATGCCGAGGTCAAGAAGATTCTCTTTGCAGTGGACGCCATTGGCGCTGTTGCTGAAGAAGCCGTAGAAACCGGCGCTGATTTGATAATCACTCACCATCCTCTACTGCTGCGCGGTGCCTCCTTCTTGCCCGATACCGACTACAAGGGCAACATTGTACACACCCTCATCGAGAACAAGTGCGCGCTGCTTGCCGCCCACACTAACACAGACAGCGCCGTAGACGGGGTTAATGAGGCACTCGCCCAAGCCCTCGGACTCACCGACGTGAAGGTACTCACTGACGAAAAAACACAAACCCTCAACGGCGCAGAACACACTGTAGGCATTGGAAGGGTCGGCACGCTACCTCAGACGACAACCCTCAAAGAACTAGCGGATGCGCTCGCTCAGATTCTGCCCGCCACAGCCGGCGGGCTGCGCGTTGCCGGCTCAGCGGAGGCACCTATTCAGCGTGTTGCCCTGTGCGGGGGAGCAGGCGACTCCCTCTTTGGCGCCGTTGAATCAAGCGACGCCGACGTTTACATCACCGCCGACCTACGCCACCACCCGGCATCAGAACTCCGCGAAAAATCACGACTGGCACACCAGAAAACTATCAACCTCATCGACTGCTCCCACTTCGCCTCAGAATGGGTGTGGCTAGCCACCGGCGCTCGCCGCCTGACAGAAGAACTCACCGCACGAGGCTTTGCCATCGAAACTCAAGTCTCTACCCTCAACTCAGACCCCTGGGACTTCAGAATCTCCACCGGTGAAGTAGAAGGTTCAGCCTCGACCCTTTAA
- the gndA gene encoding NADP-dependent phosphogluconate dehydrogenase, whose amino-acid sequence MAENTTARKAQIGVTGLAVMGANLARNLARNGYTVALHNRSLEKTDALLADHGDEGDFIRTETLAELVDSLESPRRILIMVKAGAPVDAVIDQLVPLLDEDDIIIDGGNSHFPDTIRREKALAEKNLHFVGVGVSGGEEGALWGPAIMPGGSAKSYESLGPMLEKIAAKAPQDGESCCAWLSTDGAGHFVKMVHNGIEYADMQVIGEAYDILRSVVGLEPAEQAKIFRAWNETDLSSYLIEITSQVLEQVDTETGKPLVDVIVDQAGQKGTGGWTVQAAIDLGTPITGIAESVFARGLSSSNTAARVEAQKELPGGLIATTGVAHGDPEFVEDVRKALFASKLVAYAQGLDMLEEAAHQYGWDYKLDVVASLWRAGCIIRAELLGEIMDAYKGEDTPANMLLAPGFKSLMEELVPAWRRVVAKATALGIPVPVFASSLSYYDGLRRDRLPAALIQGQRDYFGAHTYKRVDKKGDYHVMWSGDRNEVNAADVHVH is encoded by the coding sequence ATGGCTGAAAATACTACTGCACGTAAAGCACAGATTGGTGTGACAGGTCTTGCCGTTATGGGCGCGAACCTTGCACGTAACCTGGCACGCAACGGTTACACTGTTGCCCTTCATAACCGTTCTCTTGAAAAGACCGACGCGCTGTTGGCTGACCACGGTGATGAGGGCGATTTCATTCGTACCGAGACCCTCGCAGAACTCGTGGACTCACTCGAATCGCCCCGTCGTATTCTGATTATGGTGAAGGCGGGTGCCCCCGTTGACGCTGTGATTGACCAGCTGGTTCCCCTGCTCGATGAAGATGACATTATTATCGACGGCGGTAACTCACACTTCCCCGACACTATCCGTCGTGAGAAGGCGCTGGCTGAGAAGAACCTGCACTTTGTAGGTGTGGGTGTCTCAGGTGGAGAAGAGGGCGCCTTGTGGGGGCCTGCAATTATGCCCGGTGGTTCAGCGAAGTCTTACGAGTCGCTGGGGCCCATGCTTGAGAAGATTGCCGCGAAGGCTCCTCAGGATGGTGAGTCCTGCTGCGCTTGGCTCTCCACCGACGGTGCTGGTCACTTCGTGAAAATGGTTCACAACGGCATTGAATATGCTGATATGCAGGTTATCGGCGAAGCCTACGACATCCTGCGTTCAGTCGTTGGTCTAGAGCCGGCTGAACAGGCAAAGATCTTCCGCGCTTGGAACGAAACCGATTTGAGCTCCTACCTGATTGAGATTACCTCTCAGGTTCTGGAACAGGTAGATACTGAAACCGGCAAGCCCCTGGTAGACGTTATCGTTGACCAGGCTGGTCAGAAGGGCACCGGCGGTTGGACCGTTCAGGCAGCTATTGATTTGGGTACCCCCATTACCGGCATTGCTGAGTCTGTTTTCGCTCGCGGTCTTTCATCCTCAAACACCGCAGCTCGTGTTGAGGCGCAGAAAGAACTTCCTGGCGGTCTGATTGCTACCACCGGTGTTGCCCACGGTGATCCGGAGTTCGTTGAGGACGTCCGAAAGGCACTCTTCGCCTCTAAACTCGTTGCTTATGCGCAGGGTCTGGACATGCTCGAAGAAGCAGCACACCAGTACGGTTGGGACTACAAGCTCGATGTTGTGGCGTCCCTCTGGCGTGCAGGCTGCATTATTCGTGCAGAACTGCTGGGTGAAATTATGGATGCTTACAAGGGTGAAGACACCCCCGCTAACATGTTGTTGGCACCGGGCTTCAAATCCCTCATGGAAGAGCTCGTACCGGCGTGGCGTCGCGTTGTTGCCAAGGCAACCGCACTCGGTATTCCCGTGCCTGTCTTTGCCTCCTCACTGTCATACTACGACGGTCTGCGCCGCGACCGCCTACCCGCAGCCCTGATTCAGGGGCAGCGCGATTACTTTGGCGCCCACACCTACAAACGTGTGGATAAAAAAGGCGATTACCACGTGATGTGGAGCGGTGACCGCAACGAAGTCAACGCGGCGGACGTTCACGTTCACTAA